The following are from one region of the Moritella sp. 24 genome:
- a CDS encoding Flp family type IVb pilin — MKNNKQKQRGAAAIEYAILAAAMSLIMLQFLGSNGDLTEAINGTYESVIQKLQTIQDDK, encoded by the coding sequence ATGAAAAACAACAAACAAAAACAACGTGGTGCAGCAGCCATTGAATATGCCATTTTAGCGGCTGCGATGTCACTTATTATGCTGCAATTTTTAGGCAGTAACGGTGACCTGACTGAAGCTATTAATGGTACGTATGAGTCTGTTATTCAGAAGCTTCAAACGATTCAAGACGATAAGTAA